A stretch of Brevundimonas naejangsanensis DNA encodes these proteins:
- a CDS encoding carboxyl transferase domain-containing protein, whose amino-acid sequence MPKLISAVDRNSPAFKTLDAHNRALRDELYEKVAKAARGGSDASRERHVARGKLLPRDRVERLLDPGSPFLEIGQLAADGMYRDEAPGAGMICGVGRVSGREVMIVANDPTVKGGAYFPMTVKKHLRAQEIAEQNNLPCVYLVDSGGANLPHQAEVFPDRDHFGRIFFNQARMSARSIPQIACVMGSCTAGGAYVPAMSDETVIVRNQGTIFLAGPPLVKAATGEVISAEELGGAETHGRKSGVVDHVAENDEHALEIVRSIVANLNTIKPQPLDVREPRAPAYDPAELYGIIPEDVRAPYDVREVIARIVDGSELDEFKALYGTSLVCGFARIWGQPVAILANNGVLFSESAQKGAHFIELACKRKIPLLFLQNISGFMVGGKYEAEGIAKHGAKLVTAVASAEVPKFTVLIGGSFGAGNYGMCGRAYSPRFLFTWPNSRISVMGGEQAASVLATVHRDAETWTPEEAEAFKAPIRQKYEDEGNPYYATARLWDDGVIDPAQTRDVLGLAISASLNAPIPETTFGVFRM is encoded by the coding sequence ATGCCCAAGCTGATTTCCGCCGTCGATCGCAACAGTCCTGCTTTCAAAACGCTGGATGCGCACAATCGCGCCTTGCGGGACGAGCTTTATGAAAAGGTCGCCAAGGCGGCGCGCGGCGGCTCGGACGCCAGCCGCGAGCGCCATGTGGCGCGCGGCAAGCTGTTGCCGCGCGATCGCGTCGAGCGGTTGCTGGATCCGGGCTCGCCCTTCCTGGAGATCGGCCAGTTGGCCGCTGACGGCATGTACCGGGATGAAGCCCCCGGCGCGGGCATGATCTGCGGCGTCGGCCGGGTGTCGGGCCGCGAGGTGATGATCGTCGCCAACGACCCGACGGTGAAGGGCGGCGCCTACTTCCCGATGACGGTGAAGAAGCACCTGCGGGCGCAGGAAATCGCCGAGCAGAACAATCTGCCGTGCGTCTATCTGGTCGATTCTGGTGGGGCCAACCTGCCGCACCAGGCCGAGGTCTTCCCTGACCGCGACCACTTCGGCCGCATCTTCTTCAATCAGGCGCGGATGAGCGCCAGGTCGATCCCGCAGATCGCCTGCGTCATGGGCTCGTGCACGGCGGGCGGCGCCTATGTGCCGGCCATGTCGGACGAGACGGTGATCGTGCGCAATCAGGGCACCATCTTCCTGGCCGGCCCGCCGCTGGTGAAGGCGGCGACGGGCGAGGTCATCAGCGCCGAGGAGCTGGGCGGGGCCGAGACCCACGGCCGCAAGTCCGGCGTGGTCGATCATGTGGCCGAGAACGACGAGCACGCGCTGGAGATCGTGCGCTCCATCGTCGCGAATCTGAACACCATCAAGCCCCAGCCGCTGGACGTGCGCGAGCCGCGCGCGCCTGCCTATGATCCGGCGGAACTGTACGGAATCATCCCCGAGGACGTCCGCGCCCCCTATGACGTGCGCGAGGTCATCGCCCGCATCGTCGACGGCTCGGAGCTGGACGAGTTCAAGGCGCTTTACGGCACGTCGCTGGTGTGCGGCTTCGCCCGCATCTGGGGCCAGCCGGTGGCTATCCTGGCCAACAACGGCGTCCTGTTCTCGGAGAGCGCCCAGAAGGGCGCGCACTTCATCGAACTGGCCTGCAAGCGCAAGATTCCGCTGCTGTTCCTGCAGAACATCTCGGGCTTCATGGTCGGCGGCAAATATGAAGCCGAGGGCATCGCCAAGCACGGCGCCAAGCTGGTCACGGCCGTCGCCTCGGCTGAGGTGCCCAAGTTTACCGTCCTGATCGGCGGATCGTTCGGCGCGGGCAACTACGGCATGTGCGGCCGGGCCTACAGCCCGCGCTTCCTCTTCACCTGGCCCAACAGCCGCATCAGCGTGATGGGCGGCGAGCAGGCGGCCAGCGTCCTGGCCACCGTTCACCGCGACGCAGAGACCTGGACGCCGGAAGAAGCCGAGGCCTTCAAGGCGCCGATCCGTCAGAAGTACGAGGACGAAGGCAATCCCTATTACGCCACCGCCCGCCTGTGGGACGACGGCGTCATCGACCCGGCCCAGACCCGCGATGTGCTGGGCCTGGCCATCAGCGCCAGCCTGAACGCCCCTATCCCTGAAACGACCTTCGGCGTGTTCCGGATGTAA
- a CDS encoding enoyl-CoA hydratase-related protein encodes MTDQKPTEDELNALDITDAEAAEMNAIAHPFVADPAPDANDDLVQIDATADGVVFVTINRPQKKNAFDAATIAALYEAFETLQGADRVRVVFIRGAGGTFSAGADLNWMRDAADWSESDNRDDAMGLAKMLKALHDVPALTVALVEGAAMGGGAGIVAACDMAVAVEGTRFAFSEVKLGLIPATIAPYVIEAVGARRARQLFLTANIFDADYAAHAGLIDMVLPEGSVDEFISMLTDSLSANAPGAMGDAKRLVNDVAGEDIDHRLLEETAKRIARARVSPEGQEGVRAFLDKRAPNWAQ; translated from the coding sequence ATGACCGACCAGAAACCGACCGAAGACGAGCTGAACGCTCTGGATATCACCGACGCCGAGGCGGCGGAGATGAACGCCATCGCCCATCCCTTCGTCGCCGATCCGGCGCCGGACGCGAACGATGATCTGGTGCAGATCGACGCCACGGCCGACGGCGTGGTCTTCGTCACCATCAACCGGCCGCAGAAGAAGAACGCCTTCGACGCCGCCACCATCGCCGCCCTGTATGAGGCGTTTGAGACCCTGCAAGGCGCGGACCGGGTGCGGGTGGTCTTCATCCGCGGCGCGGGCGGGACGTTCAGCGCGGGCGCCGACCTGAACTGGATGCGCGACGCGGCCGACTGGTCCGAAAGCGACAACCGCGACGACGCCATGGGCCTGGCGAAGATGCTGAAGGCCCTGCACGACGTGCCAGCGCTGACGGTGGCTCTGGTCGAAGGCGCGGCCATGGGCGGCGGGGCGGGCATCGTCGCCGCCTGCGACATGGCCGTGGCGGTCGAGGGGACGCGCTTCGCCTTCTCCGAGGTCAAGCTGGGCCTGATCCCCGCGACCATCGCCCCCTATGTCATCGAGGCGGTCGGCGCGCGCCGCGCGCGCCAGCTGTTCCTGACGGCCAACATCTTCGACGCCGATTACGCCGCTCATGCGGGGCTGATCGACATGGTCCTGCCCGAAGGCTCGGTGGACGAGTTCATCTCCATGCTGACGGACAGCCTGTCGGCCAATGCGCCGGGCGCCATGGGCGACGCCAAGCGGCTGGTCAACGATGTCGCAGGCGAGGATATCGATCATCGCCTGCTGGAAGAAACCGCCAAGCGCATCGCACGCGCCCGCGTCTCGCCCGAGGGCCAGGAGGGCGTCCGCGCCTTCCTCGACAAGCGCGCGCCCAACTGGGCGCAATGA
- a CDS encoding DUF1489 family protein — translation MPLHMIKLCVGVSEVETLEANAARSDWRIVHTRMTPKRAAEIENGGSLYWVMKGSVTCRQRILEITTIGEGKASRCEIKLDSQVIRTAPLARRPFQGWRYFEKDVPPDLSVAEPTDLPPELARELRELGAW, via the coding sequence ATGCCCCTTCATATGATCAAGCTTTGCGTCGGCGTGTCCGAGGTCGAGACGCTGGAGGCGAACGCCGCGCGGTCCGACTGGCGCATCGTCCACACCCGCATGACGCCCAAGCGCGCCGCCGAGATCGAAAACGGCGGCTCCCTCTATTGGGTCATGAAAGGCTCCGTGACCTGCCGCCAGCGCATCCTGGAGATCACCACCATCGGCGAGGGCAAGGCCAGCCGCTGCGAGATCAAGCTGGACAGCCAGGTCATCCGCACCGCGCCCCTGGCCCGGCGGCCCTTCCAGGGCTGGCGTTATTTCGAGAAGGACGTGCCGCCGGACCTGTCCGTGGCCGAACCGACGGACCTGCCGCCCGAACTGGCGCGCGAACTGCGCGAACTGGGCGCCTGGTAG
- a CDS encoding patatin-like phospholipase family protein — MAPSSSDSFAADLSRVFEGTKNTQASWFALTRGERLFSAGDPADTLYLLRAGRLGVFRQDDGRPPQMIAIIKPGDPVGELALLAGTSHMSDVVALRDSDVLALPREAFFQAARDNPMLMSELGQIMLQRARDRSGGGDPSVFGFVSARGRPIRAFVERVARAIEAQGATCHVIDNSALASAAEWFSRVEDAHDYVLYVAESDEPGWAALCARQVDRLFFVGAADHAPPPAPPVADDWDDAGQRTDLILLRDPSRPRPSNTRAWLDALKPGRWFHAIEGRFDDTARIARLIMGCAVGVVLSGGGARAYAHIGALRALREAGTPIDFVGGASMGAVIGAGPALGWSDEELDYHIRKAFVLSNPLDDIAPPIIAMTHARKVKRLMKDAFGDVQIEDMLLPFFAVSTNLTSGRLEVHREGMLRHALRASISIPGVLPPVVMNDQVLVDGAVLRNFPTEIMRRYNSGPVVGVDVTQTRGVDPQALENPPSWWRWILSGDWRRGPPIVSILMRSATLSSDAERLQARAETDLLILPNPEGVDIRDWKAYQPAVQSGYEAACAALATLNGPVETLHRRPKPAPEEIVEEMAEASFPQDVAGTPPPTPSPEP; from the coding sequence ATGGCCCCGTCTTCCTCCGACAGCTTCGCCGCCGACCTGTCCCGGGTCTTCGAAGGCACGAAGAACACCCAGGCCAGCTGGTTCGCCCTGACGCGGGGCGAGCGGCTGTTCTCGGCGGGTGATCCGGCCGACACCCTCTATCTGCTGCGCGCCGGACGCCTGGGGGTGTTCCGGCAGGACGACGGCCGCCCGCCCCAGATGATCGCCATCATCAAGCCCGGCGATCCGGTCGGCGAACTGGCCCTGCTGGCGGGCACCTCGCACATGTCGGACGTCGTGGCCCTGCGCGACAGCGACGTCCTGGCCCTCCCGCGCGAGGCCTTTTTCCAGGCCGCGCGGGACAATCCCATGCTGATGTCCGAACTGGGCCAGATCATGCTGCAGCGCGCGCGCGACCGCAGCGGCGGCGGCGACCCTAGCGTGTTCGGCTTCGTCTCCGCGCGCGGCCGACCGATTCGGGCCTTCGTCGAGCGCGTCGCCCGCGCCATCGAGGCCCAGGGCGCCACCTGCCACGTCATCGACAACAGCGCCCTCGCCTCGGCCGCCGAATGGTTCTCGCGGGTCGAGGACGCCCACGACTACGTCCTCTATGTCGCCGAGTCGGACGAACCCGGCTGGGCCGCCCTGTGCGCGCGCCAGGTGGATCGCCTGTTCTTCGTGGGCGCTGCCGACCATGCGCCGCCCCCCGCGCCGCCCGTGGCCGACGACTGGGATGACGCCGGCCAGAGAACGGACCTGATCCTGCTCCGCGACCCCAGCCGGCCGCGCCCCAGCAACACCCGCGCCTGGCTGGACGCCCTGAAGCCCGGACGCTGGTTCCATGCGATCGAGGGGCGGTTCGACGACACGGCGCGCATCGCGCGGCTGATCATGGGCTGCGCCGTCGGGGTGGTGCTCTCGGGCGGGGGCGCCCGCGCCTATGCCCACATCGGAGCCCTGAGGGCCCTGCGCGAGGCCGGCACGCCCATCGACTTCGTCGGCGGCGCCTCCATGGGCGCCGTCATCGGCGCCGGACCGGCCCTGGGCTGGTCGGACGAGGAGCTGGACTACCACATCCGCAAGGCCTTCGTGCTGTCAAACCCTCTGGACGACATCGCCCCGCCGATCATCGCCATGACCCACGCCCGCAAGGTCAAGCGGCTGATGAAGGACGCCTTCGGCGACGTCCAGATCGAGGACATGCTGCTGCCCTTCTTCGCCGTCTCGACCAACCTGACCTCGGGCCGGCTGGAGGTGCATCGCGAGGGCATGCTGCGCCATGCCCTGCGCGCCTCCATCTCCATTCCCGGCGTCCTGCCCCCCGTGGTGATGAACGATCAGGTGCTGGTCGACGGCGCCGTCCTGCGCAACTTCCCGACCGAGATCATGCGCCGCTACAACTCCGGCCCGGTCGTCGGCGTCGACGTGACCCAGACCCGCGGCGTCGATCCGCAGGCGCTGGAGAATCCGCCGTCGTGGTGGCGCTGGATCCTGTCGGGCGACTGGCGGCGCGGCCCGCCGATCGTCTCCATCCTGATGCGCTCCGCCACCCTGTCCAGCGACGCCGAACGGCTGCAGGCGCGAGCAGAGACCGACCTGCTGATTCTCCCCAACCCCGAGGGCGTCGATATCCGCGACTGGAAGGCCTATCAGCCGGCCGTGCAGTCGGGCTACGAGGCGGCCTGCGCCGCCCTGGCCACGCTCAACGGGCCGGTCGAGACCCTGCACCGGCGCCCGAAGCCCGCCCCAGAAGAAATAGTCGAGGAAATGGCAGAAGCGTCCTTCCCTCAGGACGTTGCGGGAACACCTCCGCCAACGCCTTCCCCAGAGCCTTGA
- a CDS encoding MATE family efflux transporter, with protein MTHALFSFKTRATLSELLKLAWPVVLARLGIMTMGLTDAIVVGHYASRELAYHSLAWAPSSVVLTTAVGLMMGVQVMTARLLGQGRRDEVGAVLRRGMVYALQIGVLGMIGLLLLGPFGLVHMGLEDGLGEGATPALMVFALSMPAYLVSVAAQFFLEGLHRPKAGMVAMWVANAVNLGLNLLLVPDLLGIGLHGAVASSWATFGARTALAVFLVIFILRLPEARALGVFSKPKRDKAVESQQMRVGLGAGASNFIEVGAFAAMTLFAGQLGAAETASWAVVINISAIVFMVPMGLSSATAVLVGRSYGAADRAGVLRGGLAGIGVVTVLAFIIAVGLWLAAPLVVRAYTFDAAILAIATPALVLATLFFVADAQQVVAAQANRAAGDVVWPTLMHLFSYGLVMIPLGWVLAHRIGVDGLVWSVIVASLISGALLTGRFIRIARRL; from the coding sequence ATGACCCACGCCCTGTTCAGCTTCAAGACCCGCGCCACCCTGTCCGAGCTGCTGAAGCTGGCCTGGCCGGTCGTGCTGGCGCGCCTGGGCATCATGACCATGGGCCTGACCGACGCCATCGTCGTCGGCCACTACGCCAGCCGCGAGCTGGCCTATCACTCTCTGGCCTGGGCGCCGTCGTCGGTCGTGCTGACCACGGCGGTCGGGTTGATGATGGGGGTTCAGGTCATGACCGCCCGGCTGCTGGGCCAGGGTCGCCGCGACGAGGTCGGGGCCGTGTTGCGACGCGGCATGGTCTATGCCCTGCAGATCGGCGTCCTGGGCATGATCGGCCTGTTGCTGCTGGGGCCGTTCGGCCTGGTCCACATGGGGCTGGAGGACGGACTGGGCGAGGGCGCGACCCCGGCCCTGATGGTCTTCGCCCTGTCGATGCCGGCCTATCTGGTGTCGGTGGCGGCGCAGTTCTTCCTGGAGGGCCTGCATCGGCCCAAGGCCGGGATGGTCGCCATGTGGGTGGCCAATGCGGTCAACCTGGGCCTGAACCTGCTGCTGGTGCCGGACCTGCTGGGCATCGGCCTGCATGGGGCGGTGGCCTCGTCCTGGGCGACGTTCGGCGCGCGGACGGCGCTGGCGGTCTTCCTGGTGATCTTCATCCTGCGCCTGCCCGAGGCGCGGGCCCTGGGCGTCTTCTCCAAGCCGAAGCGCGACAAGGCGGTCGAGAGCCAGCAGATGCGGGTGGGGCTGGGCGCGGGCGCGTCCAACTTCATCGAGGTGGGCGCCTTCGCCGCCATGACCCTGTTCGCCGGACAGCTGGGCGCGGCCGAGACCGCCAGCTGGGCGGTCGTCATCAACATCTCGGCCATCGTCTTCATGGTGCCTATGGGGTTGTCGTCGGCGACGGCGGTGCTGGTGGGCCGCAGCTACGGCGCCGCCGATCGCGCGGGGGTCCTGCGCGGCGGGCTGGCGGGCATCGGGGTGGTGACGGTGCTGGCCTTCATCATCGCCGTGGGGCTGTGGCTGGCCGCGCCGCTGGTGGTGCGCGCCTATACCTTCGACGCGGCTATCCTGGCGATCGCGACCCCGGCCCTGGTGCTGGCGACCCTGTTCTTCGTCGCCGACGCCCAGCAGGTGGTGGCGGCCCAGGCCAACCGCGCGGCGGGCGACGTGGTGTGGCCTACGCTGATGCATCTCTTCTCCTATGGCCTGGTCATGATCCCCCTGGGCTGGGTCCTGGCGCACCGGATCGGGGTGGACGGCCTGGTCTGGTCGGTGATCGTGGCCAGCCTGATCTCGGGAGCCTTGCTGACCGGGCGCTTCATAAGGATTGCAAGAAGGCTGTAA
- a CDS encoding biotin carboxylase N-terminal domain-containing protein, translating into MFKSVLVANRGEIACRVFRTARRMGLRTIAVYSEADAQALHVREADEAVLIGPAAARESYLDAEKVLAAAKATGAEAIHPGYGFLSENADFAEAVMAAGIVWIGPQPSSIRAMGLKDAAKTLMIEAGVPVTPGYQGEDQSLETLTAEANRIGFPVLIKAVAGGGGKGMRKVDRAEDFAENLASAQREGQSSFGDPRVLIESYITRPRHIEVQVFGDSHGNVVHLHERDCSLQRRHQKVIEEAPAPGMDQATRDAVTAAAVRAAKAVDYQGAGTIEFIADASNGLKADRIWFMEMNTRLQVEHPVTEAITGVDLVEWQLRVAAGEPIPLAQEHIPMKGWAMEARLYAEDPAHGFLPSIGRLDHFVMPDDIRVDTGVEQGGEVSQFYDPMIAKLIVHEDSREAAAARLADACREVEVWPVRTNAGFLARCLEHPRFVEGDVDTGFIAAEEGTLASDCVSDELVAAAAKLIAEEVTWRFIGRDHADTWESRISQLFGFRLNAPQSSHVVLDVDGAKRTARLSPGPKPWSYAVDLEGSSHVVEQISGNRLKGLKASLRVAPSGQSFHYRLGDDDAEVVVFNSGLAVTVKPFTALRGSVESGSDGGLRAPMPGKIVAAPAKVGDVVTKGQPVVVLEAMKMEHALTAPFDGVVAEFNVAVGDQVTDGAVLAVVKAADAA; encoded by the coding sequence ATGTTCAAGTCCGTCCTGGTCGCCAATCGCGGCGAGATCGCCTGCCGCGTCTTCCGCACCGCCCGCCGCATGGGCCTGCGCACCATCGCCGTCTATTCCGAGGCCGACGCCCAGGCCCTGCATGTGCGGGAAGCCGACGAGGCGGTGCTGATCGGCCCGGCGGCGGCGCGCGAATCCTATCTCGACGCGGAAAAGGTGCTGGCGGCGGCCAAGGCGACGGGGGCGGAGGCCATCCACCCCGGCTACGGCTTCCTGTCCGAGAACGCCGACTTCGCCGAGGCGGTCATGGCGGCGGGGATCGTCTGGATCGGCCCGCAGCCGTCCTCGATCCGCGCCATGGGCCTGAAGGACGCGGCCAAGACGCTGATGATCGAGGCGGGCGTGCCCGTCACCCCCGGCTATCAGGGCGAGGACCAGTCGTTGGAGACCCTGACGGCCGAGGCGAACCGCATCGGCTTCCCCGTTCTGATCAAGGCGGTCGCGGGCGGCGGCGGCAAGGGGATGCGCAAGGTCGACCGCGCAGAGGATTTCGCTGAAAATCTGGCGTCGGCGCAGCGGGAGGGGCAGTCGTCCTTCGGCGATCCGCGCGTGTTGATCGAGAGCTACATCACCCGTCCGCGCCACATCGAGGTGCAGGTGTTCGGCGACAGCCACGGCAATGTCGTCCACCTACATGAACGCGACTGCTCGCTGCAACGCCGCCACCAGAAGGTGATCGAAGAGGCGCCCGCGCCCGGCATGGATCAGGCCACGCGCGACGCCGTCACCGCCGCCGCCGTGCGCGCCGCAAAGGCCGTGGACTATCAGGGCGCAGGCACCATCGAGTTCATCGCCGACGCCTCGAACGGGCTGAAGGCCGACCGCATCTGGTTCATGGAGATGAACACCCGGCTGCAGGTCGAGCACCCGGTGACGGAGGCCATCACAGGCGTCGATCTGGTCGAATGGCAGTTGCGCGTCGCAGCGGGCGAGCCGATTCCTTTGGCGCAGGAACACATCCCGATGAAGGGCTGGGCCATGGAGGCCCGCCTCTATGCCGAGGATCCGGCCCACGGCTTCCTGCCGTCGATCGGGCGGCTGGATCACTTCGTCATGCCCGACGACATCCGCGTCGATACCGGCGTGGAGCAGGGCGGCGAGGTCAGCCAGTTCTACGACCCGATGATCGCCAAGCTGATCGTCCACGAAGACAGCCGCGAGGCCGCCGCTGCCCGCCTGGCCGACGCCTGCCGCGAGGTCGAGGTCTGGCCCGTCCGCACCAACGCCGGCTTCCTGGCCCGCTGCCTGGAGCATCCGCGCTTCGTCGAGGGCGACGTGGATACGGGCTTCATCGCGGCGGAGGAGGGAACTCTTGCCAGCGATTGCGTCTCAGATGAGCTTGTCGCCGCAGCAGCAAAGCTGATTGCAGAGGAAGTGACCTGGCGTTTCATAGGGCGGGATCATGCCGATACCTGGGAATCAAGGATCAGCCAGCTTTTCGGCTTCCGACTGAATGCCCCACAGTCATCACATGTCGTTCTGGACGTGGACGGAGCCAAGCGAACCGCACGCCTCTCACCTGGCCCCAAGCCTTGGTCCTATGCGGTTGACCTTGAGGGTTCCTCGCATGTCGTCGAGCAGATCTCAGGAAATCGCCTAAAGGGATTGAAAGCCTCGCTTCGGGTCGCACCGAGCGGACAGTCGTTCCACTATCGTTTGGGCGATGATGATGCCGAAGTTGTCGTTTTCAACTCTGGCTTGGCGGTAACGGTGAAGCCGTTCACCGCATTGCGTGGATCGGTTGAAAGCGGCTCCGACGGCGGCCTGCGCGCGCCCATGCCGGGCAAGATCGTCGCCGCGCCCGCCAAGGTTGGCGACGTCGTGACCAAGGGCCAGCCGGTCGTGGTGCTGGAGGCCATGAAGATGGAGCACGCCCTGACCGCGCCCTTCGACGGCGTGGTGGCCGAGTTCAACGTCGCGGTCGGCGATCAGGTGACGGACGGCGCGGTGCTGGCTGTGGTGAAGGCGGCCGACGCGGCCTGA
- a CDS encoding putative quinol monooxygenase, translating to MYGLIGRIKAQPGQRDALAAILLEGTAIMPGCFSYVVARDPADADALWVTEVWDSQESHRASLSLPAVQAAIAKGRPLIAGFDSRTETEPLGGVGLAR from the coding sequence ATGTATGGACTGATCGGCCGGATAAAGGCCCAGCCGGGCCAGCGCGACGCCCTGGCCGCCATTCTGCTGGAAGGGACCGCCATCATGCCGGGCTGCTTCAGCTATGTGGTCGCGCGCGATCCGGCGGACGCCGACGCTCTATGGGTCACCGAAGTGTGGGACAGCCAAGAGAGCCACCGCGCCTCGCTGTCGCTGCCCGCCGTTCAAGCCGCCATCGCCAAGGGGCGGCCGCTGATCGCCGGCTTTGACAGCCGGACCGAAACGGAGCCGCTGGGCGGCGTCGGCCTCGCGCGCTGA
- a CDS encoding M48 family metallopeptidase — translation MSCKPILIVLAVGAGVLSAGIAGCAYNEALGRNQLVFVDDSALIQQSQAAWAETLRTQKVSNNTAQNARVRRVGDRIVQAANLTNRHWDYAVFDDSTPNAFVLPSGHMGVTTGLLNLAKNDDQLAAVIGHEVGHVVARHAAERASTTQTAGLVLGAVQSRAGDYSQAVQAFGGLGAQLGVLLPFSRSHELEADRLGVDYMAAAGYKPSEALVLWRTMAAQRQTGTPEFASTHPSDQTRISQLQQYIANRGWN, via the coding sequence ATGTCCTGCAAGCCTATCCTCATCGTCCTGGCCGTCGGCGCGGGGGTCTTGAGCGCCGGCATTGCCGGTTGCGCCTACAATGAGGCCCTGGGGCGCAACCAGCTGGTCTTCGTCGACGACAGCGCCCTGATCCAGCAGTCGCAGGCGGCCTGGGCCGAAACGCTGCGGACGCAGAAGGTGTCGAACAACACGGCCCAGAACGCGCGCGTTCGTCGGGTGGGCGACCGCATCGTCCAGGCGGCCAACCTGACCAACCGCCACTGGGACTATGCGGTGTTCGACGATTCGACGCCCAACGCCTTCGTCCTGCCGTCGGGCCACATGGGGGTGACGACGGGCCTGCTGAACCTGGCCAAGAACGACGACCAGCTCGCGGCCGTGATCGGGCACGAGGTCGGCCACGTCGTCGCCCGCCACGCCGCAGAGCGCGCCTCTACCACCCAGACGGCGGGCCTGGTGCTGGGCGCCGTGCAGAGCCGGGCGGGGGACTACAGCCAGGCGGTGCAGGCCTTCGGCGGCCTGGGCGCGCAGCTGGGCGTGCTGCTGCCCTTCTCGCGCAGCCACGAGCTGGAGGCCGATCGCCTGGGCGTCGATTACATGGCCGCGGCGGGATACAAGCCGTCCGAAGCCCTGGTCCTGTGGCGCACCATGGCCGCGCAGCGCCAGACCGGCACGCCCGAATTCGCCTCGACCCACCCTTCGGACCAGACGCGGATCAGCCAACTTCAGCAGTACATCGCCAATCGGGGCTGGAACTGA